In Panacibacter ginsenosidivorans, the following proteins share a genomic window:
- a CDS encoding OmpA family protein: MKKIYFFVAALAIIVGSCKSLNNTQKGTGIGAAAGAVAGGLIFKNTAAGAIIGAAVGGGAGYAIGRHMDKQAKAIKAAIPDAEVTRVGEGIEMTFNSALLFQINSAELSTVAKTDLDKLAGVFVQYPETNILVEGHTDDTGSDDYNMKLSEKRANAVTGYLENKGLAATRFTVKWYGETQPKYPNDSDSNRVKNRRVELAIYANDKMKKDAEDGQLGQ, encoded by the coding sequence ATGAAAAAGATATATTTTTTTGTGGCAGCACTTGCTATCATCGTTGGTTCATGCAAAAGTTTAAACAACACACAAAAGGGAACAGGAATTGGCGCTGCAGCAGGCGCCGTAGCAGGTGGCTTGATCTTTAAGAATACTGCAGCAGGTGCAATTATCGGCGCTGCAGTTGGTGGCGGTGCAGGTTATGCCATCGGCCGCCATATGGATAAACAGGCAAAGGCTATTAAAGCCGCTATCCCTGATGCAGAAGTTACCCGGGTTGGAGAAGGCATTGAAATGACCTTTAATTCAGCATTACTTTTTCAGATCAATTCCGCAGAACTTAGTACGGTTGCCAAAACAGACCTTGATAAACTGGCCGGTGTATTTGTGCAATATCCTGAAACGAATATTTTAGTAGAAGGTCATACCGATGATACAGGTTCTGATGATTACAATATGAAACTTTCAGAAAAGAGAGCTAATGCTGTTACAGGTTATCTCGAAAATAAAGGTCTTGCAGCCACCAGGTTTACTGTAAAATGGTATGGAGAAACGCAACCAAAATATCCAAACGACAGTGACAGCAACAGAGTAAAGAACCGGCGTGTTGAGCTGGCTATTTATGCTAACGATAAAATGAAGAAAGATGCAGAAGATGGGCAGTTAGGTCAATAA
- a CDS encoding RidA family protein, protein MPKQIINTDKAPSPIGPYNQSVKAGNLLFISGQIPVNPATNELITGDILQETQQVMNNLEAILSEAKLTFEHVVKTTIFLSDMSFFAVVNEVYGSYFNGDYPARETVAVKTLPKNVNVEISMIAVVSI, encoded by the coding sequence ATGCCTAAGCAGATCATCAACACAGACAAAGCACCTTCTCCTATCGGACCTTATAATCAGTCAGTTAAAGCCGGTAATCTTTTATTCATAAGCGGGCAAATACCTGTAAACCCCGCCACCAATGAGCTCATAACCGGCGATATTTTGCAGGAAACGCAGCAGGTAATGAATAATCTTGAAGCAATTCTTTCCGAAGCCAAATTAACTTTTGAACATGTTGTAAAGACAACAATTTTTCTTAGTGATATGAGTTTTTTTGCTGTAGTAAATGAGGTATATGGTTCTTATTTTAATGGCGATTACCCTGCACGTGAAACGGTTGCCGTAAAAACACTTCCAAAAAATGTGAATGTAGAGATCAGTATGATTGCTGTGGTAAGTATTTAG
- a CDS encoding 3-hydroxyacyl-CoA dehydrogenase family protein, translating into MQIVVRASKEQKEEWQNKNAVKNTAVRFIGADEDLFSGESDDVYFDLLFAKDKSLAANIDKPVFVHAVAELLSELPYNYIRINAWNGFLKREVVEIVASEKNKAVAVQVMEQLGWKYIFTADIRGMIGARTISMIINEAYYVLGDNVSTKQEIDTAMKLGTNYPYGPFEWSEKIGLYNIYSLLKSLFVEDDRYIVAPYLEQEVMFNSF; encoded by the coding sequence ATGCAAATTGTAGTAAGGGCATCAAAAGAACAAAAAGAAGAATGGCAAAACAAAAATGCGGTTAAAAATACTGCGGTAAGATTTATTGGTGCAGATGAAGATCTTTTTTCAGGTGAAAGTGATGATGTTTATTTTGATCTGTTGTTTGCGAAAGACAAATCTTTAGCAGCCAACATTGACAAACCTGTTTTCGTACATGCAGTAGCTGAGTTACTGAGTGAATTGCCTTACAATTATATTCGGATAAATGCCTGGAATGGTTTTTTAAAAAGAGAGGTAGTGGAGATAGTGGCATCAGAAAAAAATAAAGCGGTTGCAGTTCAGGTTATGGAACAATTGGGTTGGAAATACATTTTTACAGCTGATATACGTGGCATGATTGGTGCCCGAACGATCAGTATGATCATTAACGAAGCCTACTATGTATTAGGTGATAATGTTAGTACCAAACAAGAAATTGATACTGCCATGAAACTGGGCACTAATTATCCTTATGGACCTTTCGAATGGAGTGAAAAGATAGGTTTGTATAATATTTACAGTTTACTAAAATCACTTTTTGTTGAGGATGATCGCTATATTGTAGCTCCTTATCTTGAACAAGAGGTAATGTTCAATTCATTTTAA
- the tsaB gene encoding tRNA (adenosine(37)-N6)-threonylcarbamoyltransferase complex dimerization subunit type 1 TsaB: MALLLNIDTATTYAGVCISNNMEILATEESRDQKNHGSFVQPAIQKLLKQVNISPGAINAIVLSAGPGSYTGLRVGLATAKGLCYALQKPLIMINTLEVMAYASIFAYSNFQVGSRDLLFCPMIDARRMEVFTALYNAQLKCLSKPAALVLTEMSAGFLPDNKQIVFSGSGSRKFKNINLRENAVFIENEHSVHHLAVLGAKAFNKNEFTELAYSEPFYIKEFFNPQHGIKIKNLL; this comes from the coding sequence TTGGCTTTATTACTAAATATAGACACCGCTACAACTTATGCAGGAGTTTGCATAAGTAACAACATGGAGATACTGGCCACAGAAGAAAGCAGAGATCAAAAAAATCATGGTTCTTTTGTGCAACCGGCCATACAAAAATTATTGAAGCAGGTTAACATTTCTCCAGGTGCTATTAATGCAATTGTTCTCTCAGCGGGACCGGGTAGTTATACCGGTTTGCGTGTGGGATTGGCTACTGCAAAAGGACTCTGCTATGCATTACAAAAACCTTTGATCATGATAAATACGCTGGAAGTAATGGCTTATGCTTCCATATTTGCATACAGCAATTTTCAGGTGGGATCTAGAGACTTACTTTTTTGTCCAATGATCGACGCAAGACGCATGGAAGTCTTTACGGCCTTATATAATGCTCAGCTAAAATGTTTATCAAAACCGGCTGCATTAGTACTTACAGAAATGTCGGCCGGCTTTTTGCCCGATAATAAACAAATTGTGTTTTCGGGATCAGGTAGCCGGAAATTCAAAAATATTAACCTCCGCGAAAATGCCGTTTTTATTGAAAATGAGCATTCTGTGCATCATCTGGCTGTGTTGGGTGCTAAAGCGTTTAATAAAAATGAGTTTACAGAGCTCGCCTATAGTGAGCCCTTTTACATAAAAGAATTTTTCAACCCTCAACATGGTATAAAAATTAAAAATTTATTATAA
- a CDS encoding ArsR/SmtB family transcription factor → MTNHQQIAIINDPDTNESLRLDFLHMKKSMLILRALNHKLRQQILKLLDEKRKVTVTEIYIELRLEQSVTSQHLAILRRAGLVSAIREGKFIYYTINYKRVKEVNAFVEQLVG, encoded by the coding sequence ATGACGAACCACCAGCAGATAGCAATTATTAATGACCCGGATACCAACGAAAGCCTACGGTTGGATTTTTTACACATGAAAAAATCAATGCTGATTTTACGTGCATTGAATCATAAACTAAGACAACAGATTTTAAAATTGCTCGATGAAAAAAGAAAAGTGACTGTTACAGAGATCTATATCGAATTGAGACTTGAACAATCAGTTACATCTCAGCACCTGGCTATACTGCGCAGGGCAGGTTTGGTAAGCGCAATACGCGAAGGAAAATTCATCTATTACACCATCAATTACAAACGTGTAAAAGAAGTAAATGCCTTTGTAGAGCAACTTGTAGGTTAA
- a CDS encoding MIP/aquaporin family protein produces the protein MSPFIAEITGTTILIVLGDGVVANVILSKTKGFNGGLISITVGWAMAVFVGVYVAAAASGAHLNPAVTIALAYAGKFDWSLVPQYIAAQMIGAMLGSLLVWLAYKQHFDETEDGDTKLGVFCTAPAKRNRMHNFLTELIGTFVFMFAVLSITKSSSSLGSLDALPVALVVLAIGLSLGGPTGYAINPARDLGPRIMHFLLPINNKRDSDWGYSWIPVVAPITGALLAAVVYNIVM, from the coding sequence ATGTCTCCATTTATCGCAGAAATTACCGGTACTACCATACTAATTGTTTTGGGTGATGGCGTTGTTGCCAATGTTATACTAAGTAAAACAAAGGGGTTTAACGGCGGACTGATCTCTATTACTGTTGGCTGGGCCATGGCTGTATTTGTTGGCGTGTATGTTGCTGCAGCAGCAAGTGGGGCACACTTAAATCCTGCAGTAACCATTGCCCTTGCCTATGCGGGAAAATTTGATTGGTCACTGGTGCCACAGTATATAGCAGCCCAGATGATTGGTGCAATGCTCGGATCTTTGCTTGTATGGCTTGCTTACAAGCAACATTTTGATGAAACAGAAGATGGAGATACTAAACTGGGTGTATTCTGCACCGCACCTGCAAAGCGTAACAGGATGCATAATTTTCTTACTGAACTCATTGGCACATTTGTATTTATGTTTGCCGTTCTATCTATTACCAAATCATCTTCCAGTTTAGGTTCTTTAGATGCACTGCCTGTGGCACTCGTTGTGCTGGCTATTGGTTTAAGCCTGGGCGGACCGACGGGCTATGCTATTAATCCGGCACGTGATCTTGGTCCGCGTATTATGCATTTTTTATTACCCATAAACAATAAAAGAGATAGTGACTGGGGTTATAGCTGGATACCTGTAGTGGCACCAATAACAGGGGCGCTCTTAGCGGCTGTTGTTTACAATATTGTTATGTAA
- a CDS encoding glycerol-3-phosphate dehydrogenase/oxidase — translation MNRDEMLQQLQQTTEWDIVIIGGGATGLGAAVDATTRGYKTLLIEAYDFGKGTSSRSTKLVHGGVRYLAQGNIKLVMEALRERGYLLKNAPHITSASPFIVPAYSWFDKFFYGVGLKVYDIMAGKLSLGKTRLLNKKETLQQLPGVSDKNLKGGILYYDGQFDDARLAIDLAVTAAKHGGAILNYCKVNALVKENGKIKAVILEDTINKKVYKVNAQIVINATGVFTDDIMQMDEPENDMLVSPSQGIHLVVDRKFFPGTNALMIPKTDDGRVLFAVPWHDKVVLGTTDTPVDNISFEPRPLEEEIEFVLHHANRYLAQHIQRSDVRSAYAGLRPLVKQKGAKNTALISRDHTIIVSKANLVTITGGKWTTYRKMAEDVVNNAAFAAKLSKKSCVTKQLPIGDTKKALSKNGDTFLHSAFTYTEADIIHFAKHEMAVTVEDVLSRRTRILLLDAKAATEAAPFVAKILAEVMNKDAQWINEQVNAFTELANNYKL, via the coding sequence ATGAACAGAGATGAAATGCTGCAGCAATTGCAGCAAACAACAGAATGGGATATCGTAATTATTGGTGGGGGCGCCACAGGCCTTGGCGCTGCTGTTGATGCAACAACACGCGGCTATAAAACACTACTGATCGAGGCGTATGATTTTGGAAAAGGTACATCCAGCCGATCTACCAAGCTGGTACATGGCGGTGTAAGATATTTAGCCCAGGGCAATATTAAATTAGTAATGGAAGCATTGCGGGAAAGGGGATATCTTTTAAAGAATGCACCACATATTACTTCGGCGTCTCCATTTATAGTTCCTGCTTACAGTTGGTTTGATAAATTTTTTTATGGTGTTGGCCTTAAGGTTTATGATATCATGGCCGGAAAACTAAGCCTTGGCAAAACAAGATTGCTTAATAAAAAGGAAACACTGCAGCAATTACCAGGTGTAAGTGATAAAAATTTAAAAGGCGGCATCCTTTATTATGATGGTCAGTTTGATGATGCAAGACTAGCTATAGATCTTGCTGTAACTGCAGCAAAGCATGGCGGGGCTATTTTAAATTATTGTAAAGTAAATGCGCTTGTAAAAGAAAACGGAAAGATAAAAGCAGTAATACTGGAAGATACCATTAATAAAAAAGTGTATAAAGTAAATGCGCAAATAGTTATTAATGCTACCGGCGTTTTTACCGATGACATTATGCAAATGGATGAACCGGAAAATGATATGCTGGTGTCACCGTCGCAGGGTATTCATTTAGTGGTTGACAGAAAATTTTTTCCCGGCACCAATGCGTTGATGATACCCAAAACAGATGATGGCCGTGTATTGTTTGCAGTGCCATGGCACGATAAAGTTGTATTAGGCACAACAGATACACCTGTTGATAATATAAGTTTCGAACCAAGACCTTTAGAGGAAGAAATTGAGTTTGTGCTGCATCACGCCAATCGTTACCTGGCGCAGCATATTCAACGTAGTGACGTACGCTCTGCATATGCGGGACTTCGGCCTCTGGTAAAACAAAAAGGTGCAAAAAATACAGCCCTCATTAGTCGTGATCATACGATCATTGTTTCAAAGGCAAACCTTGTAACCATTACAGGTGGCAAATGGACCACTTATAGAAAAATGGCAGAAGATGTGGTTAACAATGCAGCTTTTGCTGCAAAGCTTTCAAAGAAATCATGTGTAACAAAGCAACTACCGATTGGTGATACGAAAAAAGCACTATCAAAAAATGGGGATACTTTTTTGCATAGTGCATTTACTTATACAGAAGCAGATATCATTCATTTTGCCAAACATGAGATGGCTGTTACTGTGGAAGATGTTTTATCGAGAAGAACAAGAATATTGTTGCTTGATGCAAAAGCTGCAACAGAAGCAGCGCCTTTTGTTGCAAAAATACTGGCAGAAGTAATGAACAAGGATGCGCAATGGATCAACGAACAGGTAAATGCTTTTACAGAACTTGCCAATAATTATAAACTATAA
- a CDS encoding RidA family protein, with product MKFIASLLFFCFRLSAFSQTDTSIIKFNNPAVVYPVKGYSQTASVDLGTCTMLVISGQVAFDKNGNLVGKDDLSKQTEQIFSNIKSIVEDAGGSMNQILKLNFYLLDVSQIQSVRNARDKFINTAQPPASTLVQVSKLFRDDVLIEIDATAIIPKKK from the coding sequence ATGAAATTCATTGCTTCACTTTTATTTTTTTGCTTCCGGCTAAGTGCTTTTTCACAGACTGATACATCAATCATAAAATTCAATAACCCTGCTGTTGTTTATCCTGTAAAAGGTTATTCACAAACCGCGTCTGTTGATCTTGGCACATGCACCATGCTTGTAATATCGGGTCAGGTTGCTTTTGATAAAAATGGCAACCTTGTGGGCAAAGACGATCTTTCAAAACAAACAGAGCAAATATTTTCCAACATAAAAAGTATAGTAGAAGATGCAGGCGGTTCTATGAATCAAATACTCAAACTCAATTTTTATCTTCTTGATGTCAGCCAGATACAAAGCGTAAGAAATGCAAGAGATAAATTTATCAATACGGCTCAGCCACCTGCAAGCACATTAGTGCAGGTTAGTAAATTATTCAGGGATGATGTTTTGATAGAAATAGACGCAACTGCCATCATTCCAAAGAAAAAATAA
- the glpK gene encoding glycerol kinase GlpK gives MEKFILAFDQGTTSSRAIVFDNNGSIVSVAQKEFTQIFPQPGWVEHDANEIWSTQLGVAAEAISQAGLSVKDIAAIGITNQRETTVVWDKKTGNPLYHAIVWQDRRTATYCDQLKQQGYLQPIQRKTGLIVDAYFSATKLKWILDNVAGAREKAANDELCFGTVDTWLLWKLTNGQVHATDASNASRTMLYNIHTLAWDDDLLQLMNIPKNILPEVKSSSEVYGHTQNILSAVNIPIAGIAGDQQAALFGQMCTQPGMVKNTYGTGCFMLMNTGEQPVFSSNNLLTTIAWQINGKTHYALEGSVFIAGAVVQWLRDGLHLIRSSSEIESLAQQVESSDGVYLVPAFAGLGAPYWNQHARGTIVGITRGTTSAHIARAALESIAFQTMDVVNAMQADASLTVKELRVDGGATANNFLMQFQSNLLNTKVIRPKVTETTALGAAYLAGLAVGFWENMEAIQSQWQVDRIFESAINDEERKEAAGNWKRAVGATKFWADNA, from the coding sequence ATGGAAAAATTTATACTCGCTTTTGACCAGGGTACTACCAGTTCCCGTGCTATAGTTTTTGATAACAATGGAAGTATAGTATCTGTTGCACAAAAGGAATTTACCCAGATATTCCCTCAGCCCGGCTGGGTAGAGCATGATGCCAATGAAATATGGAGTACACAATTGGGGGTTGCTGCGGAAGCAATATCGCAGGCTGGCCTTTCCGTAAAAGATATTGCGGCAATTGGCATAACCAACCAACGTGAAACAACAGTGGTTTGGGATAAAAAAACAGGTAATCCTCTATATCACGCGATTGTTTGGCAGGACAGAAGAACAGCTACTTACTGCGATCAACTAAAGCAACAAGGTTATCTGCAACCGATACAAAGAAAAACGGGTCTTATTGTTGACGCTTATTTCTCTGCTACAAAACTTAAATGGATACTCGATAATGTTGCAGGTGCAAGAGAAAAAGCCGCCAATGATGAATTATGTTTTGGAACTGTAGACACCTGGCTGCTCTGGAAATTAACCAACGGACAGGTGCATGCAACGGACGCTTCAAACGCATCAAGAACGATGTTGTACAATATTCATACACTTGCCTGGGATGATGACCTTTTGCAATTAATGAATATTCCAAAAAATATTTTGCCTGAAGTAAAAAGCAGCAGTGAAGTGTATGGACACACTCAAAATATTTTATCTGCAGTAAACATTCCAATTGCTGGTATCGCCGGTGATCAGCAGGCGGCATTGTTTGGGCAAATGTGCACACAACCGGGCATGGTAAAAAACACTTACGGTACAGGTTGTTTTATGTTGATGAACACTGGAGAGCAACCGGTTTTTTCAAGCAATAATTTATTGACTACTATTGCATGGCAGATCAATGGCAAAACACATTATGCACTTGAAGGCAGCGTATTCATTGCAGGAGCTGTAGTGCAATGGTTAAGAGACGGCTTACACCTTATTCGCTCTTCAAGTGAAATAGAATCATTGGCGCAACAGGTAGAAAGTTCAGATGGTGTATACCTGGTGCCTGCATTTGCGGGGCTTGGTGCACCTTATTGGAACCAGCATGCACGCGGCACTATCGTTGGTATTACCCGTGGTACAACTTCCGCACATATTGCACGGGCAGCCCTGGAAAGCATTGCCTTTCAAACTATGGATGTTGTAAATGCTATGCAGGCCGATGCCAGCCTCACTGTAAAAGAATTGCGTGTAGACGGTGGCGCAACTGCAAATAATTTTCTCATGCAGTTTCAAAGTAACCTGCTTAATACAAAAGTTATACGTCCGAAAGTAACAGAAACAACTGCGTTAGGTGCCGCCTATCTTGCGGGGCTTGCCGTTGGTTTCTGGGAAAACATGGAAGCCATTCAATCGCAATGGCAGGTTGATCGCATATTTGAATCTGCCATTAATGATGAAGAGCGAAAGGAAGCGGCAGGCAACTGGAAAAGAGCAGTTGGCGCTACAAAGTTCTGGGCAGATAATGCATAA